The Halotia branconii CENA392 region CTTAACTGAAAGCTGGAGCCATCTTGAAGGTGGCTGACCGCATGTGAGGTTTGCTCATAGCTGATGGCTTTCACAAATGCTTTAATTGAATTTAAGCAGGAGAGCGCGTTAAAAAATGTCAACACAGAAAAAACCCGATCTGAGCGATCCTAAATTAAGAGCCAAACTTGCCCAAGGCATGGGTCACAACTACTATGGTGAACCCGCTTGGCCTAATGATCTACTTTATGTGTTTCCAATCGTAATCATGGGTTCGTTTGCTTGTATTGTGGCTCTAGCTGTGCTAGATCCTGCAATGACAGGTGAACCAGCGAATCCTTTTGCCACACCATTGGAAATATTGCCAGAGTGGTACTTGTATCCAGTCTTCCAAATTTTGCGATCGCTTCCTAACAAACTTTTAGGAGTGTTAGCAATGGCATCCGTGCCTCTGGGATTGATCCTCGTTCCCTTTATTGAGAACGTGAACAAGTTCCAAAATCCCTTCCGTCGTCCAGTAGCGACTACAGTGTTCCTTTTTGGTACTCTCGTTACTTTGTGGTTGGGTATTGGTGCTGCCCTTCCATTGGATAAGTCTTTAACCTTGGGATTGTTCTAAACTTAGTCACCGCAAAAAGTTTTGACGCTTGTAAGTTTTCAGAGTATGTCACAAAGTAAAGAACTGCGACAGTCGTCGCTTCTGAACTTCTTTGATATACTCTAGAACGAGTCCACAAGCGTCAATTTTAACAGTGAACACTTTGACAAGTGGTAGTTGAATCTCGACTTCTCTACGAGACGCTACGCATAGCTAGCTTCCCCGTAGGAGTACGCTCGATTGCCGCGTAGTCGAAACTCAATTTCCGCGCAGCGCCGCACTTACTTGTAATGAGTTTAGCCTGAGTGCACTTGTGCTGAACGTCCTTCGACTCCTTTCGACTGCGCCCTTCGGCTACGTTCAGGATAAACTCAAGGCAAGTCGCTCAGGAATCATAGTCGAAGTGTCGAAACTCAGTGCATCGCAGCGAACAGTGAACAATAACATCT contains the following coding sequences:
- the petD gene encoding cytochrome b6-f complex subunit IV codes for the protein MSTQKKPDLSDPKLRAKLAQGMGHNYYGEPAWPNDLLYVFPIVIMGSFACIVALAVLDPAMTGEPANPFATPLEILPEWYLYPVFQILRSLPNKLLGVLAMASVPLGLILVPFIENVNKFQNPFRRPVATTVFLFGTLVTLWLGIGAALPLDKSLTLGLF